The following coding sequences lie in one Pontibacter sp. G13 genomic window:
- the rplD gene encoding 50S ribosomal protein L4, with protein sequence MEVAVYNIQGSDTGKKINLSEAVFGLETPNDHAIYMDVKQYLANQRQGTSKSKERGEVHGTGKKPYRQKGTGNARQGDRKSPLWRHGGRIFGPKPRDYSFRLNKKIKVLARSSALTYKAKEENVRVLENFNFEAPKTKQFLDLLNGMEAQDKKVLLVTGDVQKNVYLSGRNLPKASVLPASQLNTFAILNADLLVLTEDAVNFINQREEN encoded by the coding sequence ATGGAAGTAGCAGTATACAACATCCAAGGCTCAGACACAGGCAAGAAGATCAATCTGTCTGAGGCTGTCTTTGGCCTGGAAACCCCAAATGATCACGCGATCTACATGGACGTGAAGCAGTACTTGGCCAACCAGCGTCAAGGAACTTCCAAGTCCAAAGAGCGGGGTGAAGTTCACGGTACCGGCAAGAAGCCATACCGTCAGAAAGGAACAGGTAACGCACGTCAAGGTGACCGCAAGTCTCCATTGTGGAGACACGGGGGCCGGATCTTTGGACCCAAGCCACGCGATTATAGCTTCCGCTTGAACAAAAAGATCAAGGTACTCGCGCGCTCTAGTGCATTGACCTACAAAGCGAAGGAGGAAAACGTACGCGTTTTGGAAAACTTCAACTTCGAAGCTCCTAAAACCAAGCAGTTTCTGGATCTCCTGAACGGAATGGAAGCCCAAGACAAGAAAGTCTTGTTGGTGACCGGCGATGTTCAGAAGAATGTATACCTCTCCGGTAGAAATCTGCCCAAAGCCAGTGTGCTTCCTGCTTCCCAACTCAATACCTTTGCAATTCTCAATGCAGACTTGCTCGTATTGACCGAAGACGCAGTCAACTTTATCAACCAACGCGAAGAGAACTAG
- the rplW gene encoding 50S ribosomal protein L23, with amino-acid sequence MSILKRPIITEKSSGFLEAGQPRYGFEVDIKATKADIKAEVERVYEVAVKDVNTMIVRGKTKARYTKRGVVRGKASNYKKAIVTLKEGHEIDFYKHI; translated from the coding sequence ATGAGTATCCTGAAGCGACCGATCATTACCGAAAAATCCAGCGGTTTCCTCGAAGCAGGACAGCCACGATACGGATTCGAAGTAGACATCAAAGCTACTAAGGCGGATATCAAGGCCGAGGTTGAGCGAGTGTACGAAGTGGCTGTCAAGGACGTGAATACCATGATCGTCCGTGGTAAGACCAAAGCTCGCTACACCAAGCGTGGCGTGGTTCGTGGAAAGGCTTCCAACTACAAGAAAGCCATTGTTACCCTCAAAGAGGGCCACGAGATCGATTTCTACAAACACATTTAA
- the rplB gene encoding 50S ribosomal protein L2 → MGIRKLKPITPGQRNRSVSDFDTVTKSTPEKSLTKSLSKSGGRNSFGRRVVRNRGGGHKRRYREIDFKRDKFGVPATVHAIEYDPNRSARIALLFYADGEKRYIIAPAKLEVGQTIVSGESVDPELGNAMQMQNMPMGTTVHNIELRPGKGGVMARSAGSFAQITAKEGKYVVLRLPSGETRMVLGTCMATIGTVGNSEHQNIVLGKAGRNRWLGRRPRTRGVAMNPVDHPMGGGEGRASGGHPRNRNGLPAKGYKTRNKNKSSSRLIISRKKKRKK, encoded by the coding sequence ATGGGTATTAGAAAACTAAAACCGATAACTCCTGGGCAAAGAAACCGGTCTGTATCTGACTTCGATACAGTAACCAAATCTACGCCTGAAAAGTCCTTGACGAAGTCTCTCAGCAAGTCTGGTGGACGGAACTCCTTTGGACGCCGGGTAGTTCGGAACCGTGGAGGTGGCCACAAGCGCCGTTACCGCGAGATCGATTTTAAACGTGATAAATTCGGCGTACCGGCTACGGTTCACGCCATCGAATATGATCCAAACCGTTCTGCACGGATCGCATTGTTGTTCTATGCAGATGGTGAGAAGCGTTATATCATTGCTCCTGCCAAATTGGAAGTTGGACAAACCATCGTTTCCGGTGAGTCTGTTGATCCAGAATTGGGCAATGCCATGCAGATGCAAAATATGCCGATGGGTACTACGGTACACAACATCGAGCTGCGTCCTGGCAAAGGTGGTGTAATGGCGCGCTCTGCGGGCTCTTTTGCCCAGATTACTGCGAAAGAAGGGAAGTACGTGGTCTTGCGTCTGCCTTCTGGTGAGACTAGAATGGTCTTGGGAACATGCATGGCAACTATCGGAACCGTCGGTAACTCCGAGCACCAAAACATCGTGCTGGGTAAGGCTGGTCGTAACCGCTGGTTGGGCCGTCGTCCTCGCACAAGAGGTGTTGCCATGAACCCAGTTGATCACCCAATGGGTGGTGGTGAAGGACGTGCTTCTGGTGGGCACCCTCGTAACCGCAACGGCTTGCCAGCCAAAGGTTACAAGACCCGCAACAAGAACAAGTCCAGCAGCCGATTGATCATTAGCCGTAAAAAGAAAAGGAAGAAGTAA